A genomic window from Deltaproteobacteria bacterium includes:
- a CDS encoding nucleotidyl transferase AbiEii/AbiGii toxin family protein — protein MYLSSPSSALTRSNWGPANGSSSKVGSLTQSIRSPYRGKIRRIGLISEIYENQVDLLLEVLPIVARHPEFAIKGGTALNLFCLDMPRLSVDIDLCYLPIKDRSESYSDIHRILDQMKDQIERTFGFKAQPNHPLDGKREARIVVATGSANIKIEPNYVLRGSLFAPIQMEISEIVQARFEKNATALVLDQSDLYGGKFCAALDRQHPRDLFDVHHYFLRNSINTQVKDAFIFYLLSHNRPTHELLDARELNIAEIYESDFLGMTDREISVSDLTQARTKLKFELLSALDDRDRRFLTTFTKNDPDWSCYNQPKIKDYPSIRWKLHNLGKISERKRVEQTKLLADILK, from the coding sequence ATCTACCTTTCTTCTCCAAGCTCAGCCTTGACGCGATCGAACTGGGGTCCGGCAAACGGGTCGTCGTCAAAGGTGGGAAGTTTGACACAAAGTATAAGATCACCGTACCGAGGGAAGATACGGAGGATAGGTTTGATTTCTGAGATCTATGAAAATCAAGTTGATCTCCTCTTGGAAGTCTTACCTATTGTGGCGAGACACCCTGAGTTTGCCATCAAGGGTGGGACGGCCCTTAATCTATTCTGTCTGGATATGCCCCGTTTATCTGTTGATATCGATCTTTGCTATTTGCCGATCAAAGACCGCTCTGAATCATACTCTGACATTCATCGCATCCTGGACCAGATGAAAGACCAGATTGAACGAACGTTTGGGTTTAAAGCGCAACCGAATCATCCACTCGACGGTAAGCGGGAAGCACGGATAGTGGTCGCGACCGGAAGCGCTAACATTAAGATTGAGCCCAATTATGTCCTTCGTGGCAGTTTATTTGCTCCGATACAGATGGAGATTTCTGAGATTGTGCAAGCCCGATTTGAAAAAAATGCCACCGCACTCGTTCTCGACCAAAGTGATCTCTATGGTGGCAAATTCTGTGCTGCACTAGATAGACAGCACCCACGCGATCTATTTGACGTCCATCACTACTTCTTGAGGAACTCAATAAACACTCAGGTGAAAGACGCCTTTATCTTCTATCTTCTGTCGCATAATCGACCCACACATGAGCTCCTGGATGCTCGGGAGTTAAATATCGCGGAAATTTACGAAAGTGATTTTCTCGGAATGACCGATCGAGAGATTTCTGTTTCAGATCTCACACAGGCCCGAACGAAATTAAAATTTGAACTATTGTCGGCGCTCGATGACCGTGATCGCCGCTTCCTAACTACCTTTACAAAAAACGACCCTGACTGGAGCTGCTACAATCAGCCTAAAATTAAGGACTATCCCTCAATTCGCTGGAAACTCCATAACCTCGGTAAGATCAGCGAAAGAAAGCGAGTTGAACAAACAAAACTGCTCGCCGACATTTTGAAATAA